A genomic window from Leptolyngbya sp. BL0902 includes:
- a CDS encoding ABC1 kinase family protein, with translation MQVPLVSASRLARQREIVEIVLGHGWDYMRRLLMGGKTDEPDIPPPEVLVNILTALGPVYVKLGQLLSTRPDLLPPSYIEALSSLQSTVPAVSAQEAERQIRAALPHPPEELFAEINYRAIAAGSIAQTHRAQLKDGRTVALKVQRPGIERQVEQDMALIRDVARLMSATQFGQRYNVVGLADEFADALNAELDFLTEAHYTDQLRRNLSQSGWYNPKQLVVPDIVWELTNSRLMVMTWLEGVPLLKADLPLEHRGQVTTLLFRTFFKQYFVDGFFHADPHPGNMFYLADGRMALLDCGMMGHLDPRTRATLTEMVLAIASCDAQRCAQLTLQLAEPLQPVNLARLESDYTRLLGRYYGLSLEQFSTAVVFGEILEAGISNHLRWPANVGLFTKSLANLEGAARQFNPGVNLIDEVRPLMVDLFRHQLVGDDPLQALLRTGLEFRNLSLSSPRQFGFLLDRLSSEQLQWNLKIQGLDDLRRSIDDAANRRSFSTVVAALIIGAAIVSTGRQSSQGQLLTIALFIAASLLGLWLVYSIWRSGRLR, from the coding sequence ATGCAAGTCCCTCTGGTGTCTGCGTCTCGGTTGGCCCGACAGCGGGAAATTGTGGAAATTGTGCTCGGCCACGGCTGGGACTATATGCGGCGGCTGTTGATGGGGGGCAAAACCGACGAGCCTGACATCCCGCCCCCGGAGGTCTTAGTCAACATTCTGACGGCCCTAGGGCCAGTGTATGTGAAGCTGGGCCAGTTGCTCAGCACCCGCCCCGATTTGCTCCCCCCCAGCTATATCGAAGCCCTCAGCAGTTTGCAGAGCACCGTCCCCGCTGTTAGCGCCCAGGAGGCCGAACGCCAGATCCGCGCCGCCCTACCCCACCCACCAGAGGAGCTTTTTGCCGAAATTAACTACCGCGCCATCGCCGCCGGATCCATCGCCCAAACCCACCGTGCCCAGCTTAAGGATGGCCGCACCGTTGCCCTCAAGGTGCAGCGTCCCGGCATCGAACGCCAGGTAGAGCAAGACATGGCCCTAATTCGCGACGTGGCGCGGCTGATGTCGGCCACCCAGTTTGGCCAGCGCTATAACGTGGTGGGCTTGGCCGACGAGTTTGCCGATGCCCTCAACGCCGAGCTAGATTTCCTCACCGAGGCCCACTACACCGACCAACTGCGCCGCAACCTCAGCCAAAGCGGCTGGTACAACCCCAAACAACTGGTGGTGCCGGATATCGTGTGGGAACTGACCAACTCGCGGCTAATGGTGATGACGTGGCTGGAGGGAGTGCCCCTACTCAAGGCCGATTTGCCCTTAGAGCATCGAGGCCAGGTGACGACGCTGCTGTTTCGCACCTTCTTTAAGCAGTATTTTGTCGATGGCTTCTTCCATGCCGACCCCCACCCCGGCAATATGTTCTACCTCGCCGATGGCCGCATGGCCCTGCTCGACTGCGGCATGATGGGCCACCTCGACCCCCGCACCCGCGCCACCCTCACCGAAATGGTGCTGGCCATTGCCAGTTGCGACGCCCAACGCTGCGCCCAGCTCACCCTCCAACTGGCGGAACCCCTGCAACCCGTCAACCTGGCCCGCCTAGAAAGCGACTACACCCGCCTGCTAGGGCGCTACTACGGCCTGAGCTTGGAGCAATTCAGCACCGCCGTGGTGTTTGGCGAAATTTTGGAGGCAGGCATTAGCAACCACTTGCGCTGGCCCGCCAACGTGGGCCTGTTCACCAAATCCCTGGCCAACCTAGAGGGTGCGGCGCGGCAGTTCAACCCTGGGGTAAACCTGATCGACGAAGTGCGGCCCCTCATGGTGGACTTGTTCCGGCATCAGTTGGTCGGGGACGACCCGCTGCAAGCCCTCCTGCGTACCGGACTGGAGTTCCGCAACCTATCCCTCAGTTCGCCGCGCCAGTTCGGCTTTTTGCTAGATCGGCTCAGTTCCGAACAACTTCAGTGGAACCTAAAAATCCAGGGTCTCGATGACCTGCGCCGCAGCATCGACGACGCCGCCAATCGCCGATCCTTCAGCACCGTGGTCGCTGCCCTCATCATCGGAGCCGCCATTGTCTCCACCGGACGGCAATCTTCCCAGGGGCAACTGCTCACCATCGCCCTGTTCATCGCCGCCAGCTTGCTGGGCCTGTGGCTGGTCTACAGCATTTGGCGCTCCGGGCGATTGCGCTAA
- a CDS encoding CapA family protein encodes MPTPNPPAASQSLKSQAQTGDVRAIETLLAQSFGDSHLRFEVARRGTTLYVFLTVLGEGHPADHASAVYAVVADLALQGLDRLEVIDGTNRPQVDRWRQPFYLPETWTDSPPLPHGPSIETERQSPQLPEFLQPTKAIPTPAPIPADTALVAPPPPPALGERAADLVQSLARSKRIKSSLGLAALIALGLGLGAAVAQWRYGQSDSLAPLSSEVSAQEEAPGSAPPDGFSFDSPAPDTNFQASPPGADPVAAPEPGIYIDGIGEPEAERSEESVAAEANPAPPQITPIFDPRRLAALNTNALQAPTTLTINAVGDVIPGTNYQTYRLPQDWQYLFGGIQYQLQQADIVFGNFESTLTEVRSSPKATGRPNVFAFRTPPWYASVLKVAGFNVMSVANNHSFDFGEQGFIDTLANLEQEGIKAVGRKGEIVYTEAKGLKLAFIGFSHLSQHNTVHDLDAAAALVQEAEQNADIVVVSFHAGKEGSDATATRDQTEYFFSENRGNVVRFSRTVVDHGADLVLGHGPHVPRALELHNGKLIAYSLGNFLGYRTLSTAGHLGTSLILTANLDGSGNFLNGRIVPVALDRNGVPYLDDHFKGVTLVRSLTRRDFPDTPLTIDDDGYIWRNP; translated from the coding sequence GTGCCAACTCCTAACCCTCCCGCCGCTTCCCAAAGTCTCAAATCCCAGGCTCAAACGGGGGATGTTCGCGCCATCGAAACGCTGCTGGCTCAGTCCTTTGGGGATTCCCATCTGCGGTTTGAGGTGGCCCGTAGAGGCACTACCCTTTACGTGTTTCTGACGGTGCTAGGGGAGGGGCATCCTGCCGATCATGCCTCGGCGGTGTATGCGGTGGTGGCGGATCTGGCGCTTCAGGGGTTGGATCGGTTGGAGGTGATCGATGGCACGAATCGCCCCCAGGTGGATCGCTGGCGGCAACCCTTTTACCTGCCAGAGACTTGGACGGATTCCCCACCCCTCCCCCATGGCCCAAGCATCGAGACAGAACGGCAATCCCCCCAACTGCCGGAGTTTCTTCAGCCTACCAAGGCCATTCCCACCCCCGCCCCCATCCCTGCCGATACGGCCTTGGTCGCACCGCCCCCGCCCCCAGCTTTAGGGGAACGCGCCGCCGACCTCGTACAGTCCCTGGCTCGCTCCAAACGGATTAAAAGTAGTTTGGGGCTAGCAGCCCTGATTGCCCTGGGTTTGGGCCTAGGGGCGGCGGTGGCCCAGTGGCGCTATGGCCAGTCTGATTCCCTTGCGCCCCTGTCCTCAGAGGTCAGCGCCCAGGAAGAGGCTCCCGGTTCCGCACCACCCGATGGCTTCTCGTTCGATAGCCCAGCCCCAGATACCAATTTCCAGGCCAGCCCCCCAGGAGCAGATCCAGTCGCCGCCCCAGAACCCGGCATTTATATTGATGGCATTGGCGAACCAGAGGCCGAACGATCCGAGGAATCTGTAGCGGCTGAGGCCAACCCAGCACCGCCTCAGATCACCCCAATTTTCGATCCTCGCCGCCTTGCAGCCCTCAATACCAACGCCCTGCAAGCTCCCACCACCCTTACTATCAATGCCGTGGGGGATGTCATTCCCGGCACCAACTATCAAACCTATCGCCTTCCCCAAGACTGGCAATACCTATTTGGCGGCATTCAGTACCAGCTTCAGCAGGCCGATATTGTCTTTGGCAACTTTGAAAGCACCCTCACTGAAGTTCGCAGCAGCCCCAAGGCCACAGGACGACCCAACGTGTTTGCCTTTCGCACCCCGCCCTGGTATGCCAGCGTACTAAAGGTGGCGGGCTTTAATGTGATGAGCGTGGCCAACAACCATTCCTTCGATTTTGGGGAGCAGGGCTTTATCGACACCCTGGCCAACCTGGAGCAGGAGGGCATCAAAGCCGTGGGCCGCAAAGGGGAAATCGTCTACACCGAGGCCAAGGGGCTCAAACTGGCCTTCATCGGCTTTAGCCACCTGAGCCAGCACAACACCGTCCACGACCTGGATGCCGCCGCCGCCCTGGTGCAAGAGGCCGAGCAAAACGCCGATATTGTGGTGGTCTCCTTCCATGCCGGAAAAGAAGGCAGCGACGCTACCGCCACCCGCGACCAAACGGAGTATTTCTTCTCGGAAAATCGCGGTAACGTCGTCCGCTTTTCCCGCACCGTCGTAGACCATGGGGCCGACCTTGTCCTTGGCCATGGCCCCCACGTTCCCCGCGCCCTAGAACTCCATAACGGCAAACTGATCGCCTACTCCCTGGGCAATTTTCTGGGCTACCGCACCCTCTCCACCGCTGGGCACCTGGGCACCTCCCTCATCCTCACCGCCAACCTCGACGGCAGCGGCAATTTCCTCAATGGCCGCATTGTCCCCGTTGCCCTAGACCGCAACGGTGTGCCCTATCTCGATGACCACTTCAAAGGGGTAACGCTCGTCCGCAGCCTCACCCGCCGCGATTTCCCCGATACCCCCCTCACCATTGACGACGACGGCTACATTTGGCGCAATCCCTAG
- a CDS encoding cation:proton antiporter, translating into MTAEPNFVLDLTLALGTSAMGGYIAHRLKQPALLGYLLTGLIIGPFGFGLQTDVEQIQALAEVGIAFLLFALGVEFSLTELKRVRAIALQGSVLQIGLTTLLVASVSLLSGSAQTPLQGIFLGLVLSLSSTAVVLKTLTERGETSTVHGQVMLGLLIAQDLALGLMLALLPVLNQPDAVGLALGLALLKILGFLAGAIALGRWVVPRLIQHIAATESSELFLLTVVALCLGVAWVTSKLGLSIAMGAFVAGLMISEIDYADQALGKILPLRDTFACLFFASIGMLIDPTLILNNLSTILELVALIMVGKALVILPIVLGFGYSLNTAVKTSFGLNQIGEFSFVLALGGLEMGLITEQRYTLLLGTIAISLMLTPLWIALAPRVVDGLHRLPMLKDILNRAEEPKLLSVPSDLSDHVIVAGYGRVGEVLVNVLLSRGYSVLVVDNSETAVQRLRNRHVPLVPIPFVYGDADNELVLEKTRLETAKALAITLPDPATTRLVLQRALAKAPHLDIIARSHTNEEIDVLTQLGAREVVQPEFEAALELGSHLLNTLGEPPFDIQAVLTRIRDDRYRTIRPVAQVGEA; encoded by the coding sequence ATGACCGCTGAACCGAATTTTGTCTTAGATCTCACCCTGGCCCTGGGCACTTCGGCCATGGGGGGCTATATCGCCCATCGCCTCAAGCAACCTGCGCTGTTGGGCTACTTGCTGACGGGGTTGATCATCGGCCCCTTTGGCTTTGGCTTGCAAACCGATGTGGAGCAAATTCAAGCCCTGGCCGAAGTGGGCATCGCCTTTCTGTTGTTTGCCCTGGGGGTAGAGTTTTCCCTGACGGAACTGAAGCGGGTGCGGGCCATTGCCCTTCAGGGGAGTGTGCTGCAAATTGGGTTAACGACGCTGCTGGTGGCCTCGGTGTCGCTGCTGTCGGGGTCGGCCCAAACTCCTTTGCAGGGGATTTTTCTAGGACTGGTACTGTCCCTGTCCTCCACCGCCGTGGTGCTCAAAACCCTGACGGAGCGGGGCGAAACCAGCACCGTCCACGGTCAAGTCATGCTGGGGCTGCTGATTGCCCAGGATTTGGCCCTGGGGCTGATGCTGGCCCTGCTGCCCGTGCTGAATCAACCCGATGCGGTGGGTTTGGCCCTGGGTTTGGCCCTGCTGAAAATTCTGGGCTTCCTGGCCGGAGCCATTGCCCTAGGCCGCTGGGTGGTGCCCCGGCTGATTCAGCACATCGCCGCCACCGAAAGCAGCGAACTGTTTTTGTTAACCGTGGTGGCCCTCTGTTTGGGGGTGGCCTGGGTGACATCCAAGCTGGGCCTCTCCATCGCCATGGGGGCCTTTGTGGCGGGGCTGATGATCTCCGAAATCGACTACGCCGACCAAGCCCTCGGCAAAATTCTGCCCCTGCGCGACACCTTCGCCTGTCTGTTTTTCGCCTCCATTGGCATGTTGATCGACCCCACCCTCATCCTCAACAACCTCAGCACCATCTTGGAACTGGTGGCGCTGATTATGGTGGGTAAGGCGCTAGTCATTTTGCCCATCGTCCTAGGCTTTGGCTACTCCCTCAACACCGCCGTCAAAACCAGCTTTGGGCTGAACCAAATTGGGGAATTTTCCTTCGTCCTCGCCCTCGGTGGCCTAGAAATGGGGCTAATTACCGAGCAGCGCTACACCCTGCTGCTGGGCACCATCGCTATTTCCCTGATGCTGACGCCCCTATGGATCGCCCTCGCCCCCCGTGTCGTAGACGGTCTTCACCGCTTGCCCATGCTGAAGGACATCCTCAACCGAGCCGAAGAACCCAAACTGCTGTCGGTGCCCTCCGACCTCAGCGACCATGTGATTGTGGCGGGCTATGGCCGAGTGGGGGAAGTGCTGGTCAACGTGCTGCTGAGCCGGGGCTACTCGGTGCTGGTGGTAGACAACAGCGAAACCGCCGTGCAGCGCCTCCGCAACCGCCATGTGCCCCTGGTGCCGATCCCCTTCGTCTATGGCGACGCCGACAACGAACTGGTGCTGGAAAAAACCCGCCTCGAAACCGCCAAAGCCCTGGCCATCACCCTGCCCGACCCCGCCACCACCCGCCTGGTGCTGCAACGCGCCCTCGCCAAGGCCCCCCACCTCGACATCATCGCCCGCTCCCACACCAACGAGGAAATCGATGTGCTGACCCAACTCGGAGCGCGGGAAGTGGTACAGCCGGAATTTGAAGCCGCCCTAGAACTCGGTTCCCACCTGCTGAATACCCTCGGCGAACCCCCCTTCGACATCCAGGCCGTCCTCACCCGCATCCGCGACGACCGCTACCGCACCATCCGCCCCGTTGCCCAAGTCGGAGAAGCCTAG